The following nucleotide sequence is from Streptomyces xiamenensis.
GCACACCAGCACCCGGGCCCCGCTGGCCGCGAAGGCGCGTTCCAGCAGTTCGGGCCGCACCCCGTCACGGTCCACCGGCACCGGGACGGGGCGCAGCCCGGAGGCGCGGGCGGCGGCCAGCAGCCCGGGGTAGGTGGGGGATTCCAGGAGGACGGCGGAGCCCTGCGGGGCGAGTGCCCGCAGCGCGGTGGTGAGCGCGCTCTGTCCGCCCGCGGTGATCAGTACGCCGGAGGGGGAGAGCCCGCCGCCGGGGCCGCCGATCTCCCGCGCGAACCAGACCCGCAGTTCCTCGATCCCCTCCATCGGCGGCCGGTCCCAGGCCCCGGGCCGCCGCCCGGCGCGGGCGAGCGCCGCCGACAGTGCGTGCTCGGGGCGCAGTGCGGGCGGCAGATAGCCACCGTTGAACTCGATGACGCCGGGCGGCGGCACCGCCAGGGTGGCCAGGACACCGCTCGCGTCGGCGCCGCGCGGCCCGCCGCCCTCCGCCAGCGCGTCCGCGCTGAGCGCGACCTCCTGCCAGGAGGTGTCCCCCGGGGCGGGAACGGCGGCCCGGGGGACGGCCCGGAAGGCTCCGGCCCCGGGGCGGGTGACGACCAGGCCCTCGGCGGCGAGCGCGGCCAGTGCCCTGGAGACGGTGACGGGACTGACCCGGTGCCGCTCGACCAGGGCCCGACTGGACGGCAGCTTCTCACCGGGCGAGTAGCGGTTCAGCTCTTCACGCAGAACGCGAGCCAATTCACTCTCACTGCTACTGTGGTGCATGAGAGTAGACAGTAGCGCTATCGCACCGGCGCCGATAGCGGTCGCCACCCCGGCCCCCGCACCGATACCGGCCACCGACCGGGGCGGTATCGCGCTCGCCGCCGCCGGAGTCCTCGCGTTCTCCTTCACCCTGCCGGGCACCGCCTGGGCCATGGACGGCCTCGGCCCGTGGACCACCACCTCGCTGCGCATCGTGCTCGCCGCCCTGATCGCCGCCGTCGCCCTGCGCCTCACCCGCACCCCGCGCCCCGAGCGCCGCCACTGGGCGGGGCTGGCCGTGGTCGCCTGCGGCACCGTCATCGGCTTTCCGCTGCTCACCGCGCTCGCCCTGCAGACCTCCTCCACCTCCCACTCCGCCGTGGTGATCGGTCTCCTCCCGCTGACCACCGCCGTCTACGGGACGCTGCGCACCGGCAGCCGCCCCTCCCCCGCCTTCTGGACGGCCGCCCTGGCCGGTGCCGCCGCCGTGGTCACCTTCACCCTCGGCACCGGGGGCGGCTCCCTCACCCGCGGCGACCTCTATCTCGCGGCGGCACTGCTGAT
It contains:
- a CDS encoding DMT family transporter, which codes for MRVDSSAIAPAPIAVATPAPAPIPATDRGGIALAAAGVLAFSFTLPGTAWAMDGLGPWTTTSLRIVLAALIAAVALRLTRTPRPERRHWAGLAVVACGTVIGFPLLTALALQTSSTSHSAVVIGLLPLTTAVYGTLRTGSRPSPAFWTAALAGAAAVVTFTLGTGGGSLTRGDLYLAAALLITAAAYGEGGRLARELPGWQVISWALLLSLPFAVPAAALALAAEPFEPTARSLAGLLWVALVSQFFGLVLWYRGLARAGVARASQLQLAQPLLTLAWAVLLLDEHMTWAAPVTALAVLACIAVTQLAPSRPEHARTDHQ
- a CDS encoding aminotransferase-like domain-containing protein, which translates into the protein MHHSSSESELARVLREELNRYSPGEKLPSSRALVERHRVSPVTVSRALAALAAEGLVVTRPGAGAFRAVPRAAVPAPGDTSWQEVALSADALAEGGGPRGADASGVLATLAVPPPGVIEFNGGYLPPALRPEHALSAALARAGRRPGAWDRPPMEGIEELRVWFAREIGGPGGGLSPSGVLITAGGQSALTTALRALAPQGSAVLLESPTYPGLLAAARASGLRPVPVPVDRDGVRPELLERAFAASGARVLVCQPLFQNPTGAVLHPERRARVLAAARAAGAFVIEDDFARWLAHDDAGALPPALAADDPDGVVVHVRSLTKITSPSLRVGALAARGPAFERLRAIQVVDSFFVPRPLQETALELISSPAWARHLRTVAAELRLRRAAMATALAAELPDVPLPHIPHGGYHLWLRLPEGSDPAAVAEAALRAGVALAPGAPYFAAEPPSPYLRLSFAPAAGVGEIGEGVRRLRTAWPA